TGGCCCGCGGTTTGCGCGCCGGATGGTCACCAGCGGCCATATCAGGCTGGCTGACCCTGGCCTGGCCCGATGATCCGAGCATGCGGGTGTGTGCCGAGAGCGTGTACCGGTGGATCTACTCCACCAAGGCACGCACCCACGAGTGGGCCCAGTACCTGTCCCGCGCCCACCGGCGACGCAGAAAAGCCCAGGGGCGGCGGGGTAAAGGACCCACGATCATACGACGCACGCCCATCAGCCAACGCCCCGAAAACGTGAACACCCGCGAACAGTTCAGCCATTGGGAAGCCGACAGCGTCATCGGCTCCGGCGCAGCTAACCTGCACACCGAGGTGGAACGCAAAACCAGGTTCCTCATCGTGCGCAAGGTCACGGACAAAAGCGCTGCCAACACCATAAGCGCCCAACTGGCCATCTTCACCGCCCTACCCGCCGCCGCCCGGTTGAGCGTGACCTGCGACAACGGCACCGAGTTCGCCCGCCACTACGAGCTGACCGACACCCTGGGCATGAACACCTGGTTCGCCGACCCCTACTCCTCCTGGCAGAGAGGCAGCAACGAGAACAGGAACGGCATACTACGCCGCTACCTACCCAAAAGCACCAACCTGGACAACCTAGACGAGACAGAACTCCAGACCATCGTCGACACCATCAACAACACACCCCCTAAAAGTCATAAACTGGAAAACACCCGCCCAAGCATGGCAAGAAGAAATAGACAACCTACTACAATCAAACCAACAACCACCATTGCACTTGTAAATAGACAACGGGCCGCACCCCCCTATCTCACATGTACTATAGAATGGCACAGTGGCAGTGCTTTTAGATAGAAGACTAAAGTCGTGGAGAAAAAGGAGGGAGATGATATGAATGATAACAAGGATCAACTTCCTCACTCTACGACTAAACAGCGCTCAACTGTTATGCCACACCTCCGCTTCAGCAACCAACTGTTTGACCAGTCGGATAATGAACACCCGGCGCTGCAGCAGCTGAAGAAGACACCGGCTTGGCGGTATGCGTATATTGGTAGCTTGCTGGCGGTTGATGTGGTGGTTATGCTGCTGGCTTTGATTATTTGCGTGGCGGCTAATCTTTCGGCTTAT
This window of the Bombiscardovia nodaiensis genome carries:
- a CDS encoding IS30 family transposase, which produces MSISYSHLSAAERHLIGAGVASGISIRQIARQLGRPASTVSREIKRNTWLPSNQAEAYRPYRPNRLKTGPWTNRYYVSGEAQHKAERRQAEPRKPRRMASDRLCAQVARGLRAGWSPAAISGWLTLAWPDDPSMRVCAESVYRWIYSTKARTHEWAQYLSRAHRRRRKAQGRRGKGPTIIRRTPISQRPENVNTREQFSHWEADSVIGSGAANLHTEVERKTRFLIVRKVTDKSAANTISAQLAIFTALPAAARLSVTCDNGTEFARHYELTDTLGMNTWFADPYSSWQRGSNENRNGILRRYLPKSTNLDNLDETELQTIVDTINNTPPKSHKLENTRPSMARRNRQPTTIKPTTTIALVNRQRAAPPYLTCTIEWHSGSAFR